In Melospiza melodia melodia isolate bMelMel2 chromosome 20, bMelMel2.pri, whole genome shotgun sequence, a single genomic region encodes these proteins:
- the SEZ6L gene encoding seizure 6-like protein isoform X1, which yields MPGPRGLCLLALLLLGTPAAPRPDSGSGTALVPASPDPLAVDEPLEKMGGGAAELGHSTGLTGGAEDFGHAVGPDPGAGEQGQGTALNLLPAPEETTPLLPTANAAPRPDAKQTSPVKKKPPALKQVNTGRKHPRLKPTPAGPPGTASPASPQSSRLPTAAPGLRVPAEDTEQSPPELPWVEQATTSHPTLQISPSSLPPALPDSTGDAEGAPTVAPAGVIPTKGVERDVHASVPEESQETTTSTIVTTTVTTTEPTPVLCSMSFHDPEGYIDSTDYPPLPLHGYLQCTYNVTVYTGYGVELQVKSVNLSDGEVLSIRGVDGDALVVLANQTLLVEGQVIRSPTNTISVYFRTFQDDVVGTFQLHYQVFMLSCNFPRRPDFGDVTVMDLHSGGIAHFHCHLGYELQGPRMLTCINASRPHWSSPEPICSAPCGGTVHNATIGRVLSPSYSGNQSGSMYCVWAIGAPPGQKLHLHFEKLLLTEKDRMVVYSGDTNRSAVLYDSLRADSVPFEGVISDGSSIRIDFLAEEPAAATAFNIRFEAFERGHCYEPYIQNGNFTTSDPTYNLGTTVEFTCDPGHSLEQGPAVIECINMRDPYWNDTEPLCRATCGGELTAVAGVILSPNWPEPYTEGEDCIWRIHVGEEKRLFLDIQLLNITNSDILTIYDGDELSSRILGQYVGSSGPQKLYSSSPDLTIQFHSDPAGLIFGKGQGFIMNYIEVSRNDSCSDLPEIQNGWKTTSHTELVRGAKITYQCDPGYDIVGSDTLTCQWDLSWSSDPPFCEKIMYCTDPGEVEHSTRLISDPVLLVGTTIQYTCNPGFVLEGSSLLTCYSRETGTPIWTSRLPHCVSEESLACDNPGLPENGYQILYKRLYLPGESLTFMCYEGFELMGEVTIKCILGQPSHWSGPLPICKVNQDSFEHALEVAEAAAETSLEGGNMALAIFIPVLIISLLLGGAYIYLTRCRYYSSLRLPLMYSHPYSQITVETEFDNPIYETGETREYEVSI from the exons ACAGCGGATCGGGGACAGCGCTGGTGCCGGCCAGTCCGGACCCTCTGGCTGTGGATGAACCCCTGGAGAAGATGGGcggtggagctgcagagctggggcacagcACTGGTTTGACTGGTGGAGCTGAGGATTTTGGGCATGCTGTGGGTCCAGATCCTGGAGCTggagagcaggggcagggcactGCCCTCaacctcctgccagccccagaggAGACCACACCACTCCTGCCTACAGCCAACGCTGCCCCCAGACCTGATGCCAAACAAACTTCCCCTGTTAAGAAAAAGCCACCAGCTCTGAAGCAAGTGAACACGGGAAGGAAGCACCCGAGGCTGAAGCCCACCCCGGCAGGGCCCCCTGGGACTGCCTCCCCAGCCAGCCCACAGAGCTCCAGGCTGCCCacggctgccccagggctgcgGGTGCCAGCAGAGGACACGGAGCAGAGCCCCCCCGAGCTGCCCTGGGTGGAGCAGGCCACCACCAGCCACCCCACGCTGCAGATCTCCCCTTccagcctgcccccagccctccctgacagcaCAGGGGATGCGGAAGGGGCTCCCACCGTGGCTCCAGCTGGTGTTATCCCCACCAAGGGTGTGGAGAGGGATGTGCACgcctctgtgccagaggagaGCCAGGAAACCACCACGTCCACCATTGTCACCACCACTGTCACCACCACAGAGCCCACCCCAG TGCTCTGCAGCATGAGCTTCCACGACCCTGAGGGCTACATTGACTCCACGGATtatccccccctgcccctgcacGGGTACCTGCAGTGCACCTACAACGTCACCGTCTACACCGGCTACGGTGTCgagctccag GTGAAGAGCGTGAACCTGTCAGATGGGGAGGTGCTGTCCATCCGTGGCGTGGACGGCGATGCCCTGGTGGTCTTGGCCAACCAGACCCTTCTGGTGGAGGGCCAGGTGATCCGCAGCCCCACCAACACCATCTCCGTCTACTTCCGCACCTTCCAGGACGACGTGGTGGGGACCTTCCAGCTCCACTACCAGG tgtttaTGCTGAGCTGCAACTTCCCACGGAGGCCTGACTTTGGGGATGTGACGGTGATGGATCTGCACTCGGGTGGCATCGCTCACTTCCACTGCCACCTGGGCTACGAGCTGCAGGGCCCCCGCATGCTGACCTGCATCAACGCTTCCCGGCCACACTGGAGCAGCCCCGAGCCCATCTGCTCAG CTCCCTGTGGAGGGACAGTGCACAATGCCACCATCGGCCGCGTGCTGTCCCCCAGCTACAGCGGGAACCAGTCAGGCAGCATGTACTGCGTCTGGGCCATCGGGGCCCCCCCGGgacagaagctgcacctgcaCTTTGAGAAGCTCCTGCTGACTGAGAAGGACAG GATGGTGGTGTACAGCGGGGACACCAACCGCTCGGCCGTGCTCTACGACTCGCTGCGCGCCGACAGCGTCCCCTTCGAGGGTGTCATCAGCGACGGCTCCTCCATCCGGATCGACTTCCTCGCCGAGGAGCCTGCGGCCGCCACCGCCTTCAACATCCGCTTCGAAG CCTTTGAGCGGGGCCACTGCTACGAGCCCTACATCCAGAACGGGAACTTCACCACCTCTGACCCCACCTACAACCTGGGCACCACCGTGGAGTTCACCTGCGACCCCGGGCACTCCCTGGAGCAGGGCCCCGCCGTCATCGAGTGCATCAACATGCGGGACCCCTACTGGAACGACACGGAGCCGCTGTGCCGAG CCACATGTGGAGGGGAGCTGACTGCTGTGGCCGGGGTGATCCTGTCCCCCAACTGGCCCGAGCCCTACACGGAGGGGGAGGATTGCATCTGGAGGATCCATGTGGGCGAGGAGAAGAGGCTCTTCCTGGACATCCAGCT CCTGAACATCACCAACAGCGACATCCTCACCATCTATGACGGGGATGAGCTCTCCTCCCGCATCCTGGGGCAGTACGTGGGCAGCAGTGGCCCCCAGAAGCTCTACTCCTCCAGCCCCGACCTCACCATCCAGTTCCACTCGGACCCTGCTGGGCTCATCTTTGGGAAGGGGCAAGGATTCATCATGAACTACATAG AGGTGTCCCGCAACGACTCCTGCTCGGACCTGCCCGAGATCCAGAACGGCTGGAAGACCACATCACACACAGAGCTGGTGAGAGGGGCCAAGATCACCTACCAGTGTGACCCGGGCTATGACATCGTGGGCAGTGACACCCTCACCTGCCAGTGGGACCTCAGCTGGAGCAGTGACCCCCCCTTCTGTGAAAAGA TCATGTACTGCACGGACCCAGGGGAGGTGGAGCACTCCACCCGCCTCATCTCGGACCCGGTGCTGCTGGTGGGCACCACCATCCAGTACACCTGCAACCCTGGCTTCGTGCTGGAGGGCAGCTCCCTGCTCACCTGCTACAGCCGCGAGACCGGCACTCCCATCTGGACCTCACGGCTCCCGCACTGTGTCT CTGAGGAGTCGCTGGCCTGTGATAACCCAGGGCTGCCAGAAAATGGGTACCAAATTCTGTACAAGCGCCTCTACCTGCCAGGAGAGTCCCTGACCTTCATGTGCTATGAGGGCTTTGAGCTGATGGGGGAGGTGACCATCAAATGCATCCTGGGCCAGCCATCCCACTGGAGCGGCCCCCTGCCCATCTGCAAAG TGAACCAAGACAGCTTTGAACACGCTCTGGAAG TagcagaagctgctgcagagACGTCGCTCGAGGGGGGAAACATGGCCCTGGCCATCTTCATCCCGGTGCTGATcatctccctgctgctgggaggagCGTACATCTATCTCACCag GTGTCGGTACTACTCCAGCCTCCGCCTGCCCCTCATGTACTCCCACCCCTACAGCCAGATCACGGTAGAAACGGAGTTTGACAACCCGATTTATGAGACAGGG GAAACACGAGAATACGAGGTTTCGATATAA
- the SEZ6L gene encoding seizure 6-like protein isoform X2, with protein MPGPRGLCLLALLLLGTPAAPRPDSGSGTALVPASPDPLAVDEPLEKMGGGAAELGHSTGLTGGAEDFGHAVGPDPGAGEQGQGTALNLLPAPEETTPLLPTANAAPRPDAKQTSPVKKKPPALKQVNTGRKHPRLKPTPAGPPGTASPASPQSSRLPTAAPGLRVPAEDTEQSPPELPWVEQATTSHPTLQISPSSLPPALPDSTGDAEGAPTVAPAGVIPTKGVERDVHASVPEESQETTTSTIVTTTVTTTEPTPVLCSMSFHDPEGYIDSTDYPPLPLHGYLQCTYNVTVYTGYGVELQVKSVNLSDGEVLSIRGVDGDALVVLANQTLLVEGQVIRSPTNTISVYFRTFQDDVVGTFQLHYQVFMLSCNFPRRPDFGDVTVMDLHSGGIAHFHCHLGYELQGPRMLTCINASRPHWSSPEPICSAPCGGTVHNATIGRVLSPSYSGNQSGSMYCVWAIGAPPGQKLHLHFEKLLLTEKDRMVVYSGDTNRSAVLYDSLRADSVPFEGVISDGSSIRIDFLAEEPAAATAFNIRFEAFERGHCYEPYIQNGNFTTSDPTYNLGTTVEFTCDPGHSLEQGPAVIECINMRDPYWNDTEPLCRATCGGELTAVAGVILSPNWPEPYTEGEDCIWRIHVGEEKRLFLDIQLLNITNSDILTIYDGDELSSRILGQYVGSSGPQKLYSSSPDLTIQFHSDPAGLIFGKGQGFIMNYIEVSRNDSCSDLPEIQNGWKTTSHTELVRGAKITYQCDPGYDIVGSDTLTCQWDLSWSSDPPFCEKIMYCTDPGEVEHSTRLISDPVLLVGTTIQYTCNPGFVLEGSSLLTCYSRETGTPIWTSRLPHCVSEESLACDNPGLPENGYQILYKRLYLPGESLTFMCYEGFELMGEVTIKCILGQPSHWSGPLPICKVNQDSFEHALEAEAAAETSLEGGNMALAIFIPVLIISLLLGGAYIYLTRCRYYSSLRLPLMYSHPYSQITVETEFDNPIYETGETREYEVSI; from the exons ACAGCGGATCGGGGACAGCGCTGGTGCCGGCCAGTCCGGACCCTCTGGCTGTGGATGAACCCCTGGAGAAGATGGGcggtggagctgcagagctggggcacagcACTGGTTTGACTGGTGGAGCTGAGGATTTTGGGCATGCTGTGGGTCCAGATCCTGGAGCTggagagcaggggcagggcactGCCCTCaacctcctgccagccccagaggAGACCACACCACTCCTGCCTACAGCCAACGCTGCCCCCAGACCTGATGCCAAACAAACTTCCCCTGTTAAGAAAAAGCCACCAGCTCTGAAGCAAGTGAACACGGGAAGGAAGCACCCGAGGCTGAAGCCCACCCCGGCAGGGCCCCCTGGGACTGCCTCCCCAGCCAGCCCACAGAGCTCCAGGCTGCCCacggctgccccagggctgcgGGTGCCAGCAGAGGACACGGAGCAGAGCCCCCCCGAGCTGCCCTGGGTGGAGCAGGCCACCACCAGCCACCCCACGCTGCAGATCTCCCCTTccagcctgcccccagccctccctgacagcaCAGGGGATGCGGAAGGGGCTCCCACCGTGGCTCCAGCTGGTGTTATCCCCACCAAGGGTGTGGAGAGGGATGTGCACgcctctgtgccagaggagaGCCAGGAAACCACCACGTCCACCATTGTCACCACCACTGTCACCACCACAGAGCCCACCCCAG TGCTCTGCAGCATGAGCTTCCACGACCCTGAGGGCTACATTGACTCCACGGATtatccccccctgcccctgcacGGGTACCTGCAGTGCACCTACAACGTCACCGTCTACACCGGCTACGGTGTCgagctccag GTGAAGAGCGTGAACCTGTCAGATGGGGAGGTGCTGTCCATCCGTGGCGTGGACGGCGATGCCCTGGTGGTCTTGGCCAACCAGACCCTTCTGGTGGAGGGCCAGGTGATCCGCAGCCCCACCAACACCATCTCCGTCTACTTCCGCACCTTCCAGGACGACGTGGTGGGGACCTTCCAGCTCCACTACCAGG tgtttaTGCTGAGCTGCAACTTCCCACGGAGGCCTGACTTTGGGGATGTGACGGTGATGGATCTGCACTCGGGTGGCATCGCTCACTTCCACTGCCACCTGGGCTACGAGCTGCAGGGCCCCCGCATGCTGACCTGCATCAACGCTTCCCGGCCACACTGGAGCAGCCCCGAGCCCATCTGCTCAG CTCCCTGTGGAGGGACAGTGCACAATGCCACCATCGGCCGCGTGCTGTCCCCCAGCTACAGCGGGAACCAGTCAGGCAGCATGTACTGCGTCTGGGCCATCGGGGCCCCCCCGGgacagaagctgcacctgcaCTTTGAGAAGCTCCTGCTGACTGAGAAGGACAG GATGGTGGTGTACAGCGGGGACACCAACCGCTCGGCCGTGCTCTACGACTCGCTGCGCGCCGACAGCGTCCCCTTCGAGGGTGTCATCAGCGACGGCTCCTCCATCCGGATCGACTTCCTCGCCGAGGAGCCTGCGGCCGCCACCGCCTTCAACATCCGCTTCGAAG CCTTTGAGCGGGGCCACTGCTACGAGCCCTACATCCAGAACGGGAACTTCACCACCTCTGACCCCACCTACAACCTGGGCACCACCGTGGAGTTCACCTGCGACCCCGGGCACTCCCTGGAGCAGGGCCCCGCCGTCATCGAGTGCATCAACATGCGGGACCCCTACTGGAACGACACGGAGCCGCTGTGCCGAG CCACATGTGGAGGGGAGCTGACTGCTGTGGCCGGGGTGATCCTGTCCCCCAACTGGCCCGAGCCCTACACGGAGGGGGAGGATTGCATCTGGAGGATCCATGTGGGCGAGGAGAAGAGGCTCTTCCTGGACATCCAGCT CCTGAACATCACCAACAGCGACATCCTCACCATCTATGACGGGGATGAGCTCTCCTCCCGCATCCTGGGGCAGTACGTGGGCAGCAGTGGCCCCCAGAAGCTCTACTCCTCCAGCCCCGACCTCACCATCCAGTTCCACTCGGACCCTGCTGGGCTCATCTTTGGGAAGGGGCAAGGATTCATCATGAACTACATAG AGGTGTCCCGCAACGACTCCTGCTCGGACCTGCCCGAGATCCAGAACGGCTGGAAGACCACATCACACACAGAGCTGGTGAGAGGGGCCAAGATCACCTACCAGTGTGACCCGGGCTATGACATCGTGGGCAGTGACACCCTCACCTGCCAGTGGGACCTCAGCTGGAGCAGTGACCCCCCCTTCTGTGAAAAGA TCATGTACTGCACGGACCCAGGGGAGGTGGAGCACTCCACCCGCCTCATCTCGGACCCGGTGCTGCTGGTGGGCACCACCATCCAGTACACCTGCAACCCTGGCTTCGTGCTGGAGGGCAGCTCCCTGCTCACCTGCTACAGCCGCGAGACCGGCACTCCCATCTGGACCTCACGGCTCCCGCACTGTGTCT CTGAGGAGTCGCTGGCCTGTGATAACCCAGGGCTGCCAGAAAATGGGTACCAAATTCTGTACAAGCGCCTCTACCTGCCAGGAGAGTCCCTGACCTTCATGTGCTATGAGGGCTTTGAGCTGATGGGGGAGGTGACCATCAAATGCATCCTGGGCCAGCCATCCCACTGGAGCGGCCCCCTGCCCATCTGCAAAG TGAACCAAGACAGCTTTGAACACGCTCTGGAAG cagaagctgctgcagagACGTCGCTCGAGGGGGGAAACATGGCCCTGGCCATCTTCATCCCGGTGCTGATcatctccctgctgctgggaggagCGTACATCTATCTCACCag GTGTCGGTACTACTCCAGCCTCCGCCTGCCCCTCATGTACTCCCACCCCTACAGCCAGATCACGGTAGAAACGGAGTTTGACAACCCGATTTATGAGACAGGG GAAACACGAGAATACGAGGTTTCGATATAA